The following coding sequences lie in one Candidatus Nitrospira allomarina genomic window:
- a CDS encoding c-type cytochrome, with protein sequence MRRMGQNRFWGTLVFVLVVNFSIVEPFHTTTAQEINRPNPSTPSLERIQQGKSLYVGPARCVYRHGQTALRRPLTGQELFSIIKSAVPGTSHMPFTYLLSDEQIWDIVAYQLRETCQNGCARDPS encoded by the coding sequence ATGCGTAGGATGGGTCAAAACAGATTTTGGGGAACGCTGGTTTTTGTGTTGGTGGTGAATTTTTCCATCGTTGAACCCTTCCACACCACAACTGCTCAGGAAATTAACAGACCGAACCCCTCGACTCCCTCATTAGAACGCATCCAACAGGGTAAAAGCTTATATGTGGGGCCTGCCAGGTGCGTTTATCGTCATGGTCAGACCGCTTTGCGCCGTCCCCTTACCGGGCAAGAACTTTTTTCCATTATTAAATCCGCCGTGCCAGGGACATCTCATATGCCTTTTACGTATCTGCTTTCAGACGAGCAAATATGGGATATCGTGGCGTATCAGCTTCGCGAGACATGCCAAAACGGTTGCGCCAGGGACCCATCTTAA
- the ppsA gene encoding phosphoenolpyruvate synthase, whose translation MKTHASTSESYILWFEEIGLQDISRVGGKNASLGEMYRELTPQGVKIPNGFAITAEAYRYVLREAGLDTKIQQILGDLDTGDMSNLRQRGRQIRQAIIGATLPPELEQAIEEAYDRLSAQSKDGADVAVRSSATAEDLPDASFAGQQETYLNVQGHQALLETCKRCFASLFTDRAISYRVDKDFDHLQIALSIGVQQMVRSDLASAGVLFTIDTETGFPDVVLINASYGLGENVVQGAVNPDEYYVFKPTLKQGFQPILHKIAGSKEFKLIYDIGGSKMVKNVPVSPDDRNRFSMNDEEILTLARWGCLIEDHYSAKKGRACPMDIEWAKDGQTGELFIVQARPETVQSRKDPDVMETYHLTKRGEVLIQGRSIGEKIGQGPVRVITHAQNLQDFRKGDVLVTDKTDPDWEPIMKKASAIVTNRGGRTCHAAIVSRELGLPAIVGAERATDALKNGQSVTVSCAEGDTGFVYEGRLPFDIERVTLKNLGHPRTKVMMNIGNPEEAFSLSGIPNDGVGLAREEFIISTFIKIHPLALLEYGQIKDAGVKAEIDRLTTAYPDKRQYFIDKLAQGVGMIGAAFYPKDVIVRMSDFKSNEYADLIGGRAYEPTEENPMLGFRGASRYYDPRYRDGFALECRAMKKVRGEMGLTNVKLMIPFCRTVEEGKRVLEEMAKHGLKRGDKGLEVYVMCEIPSNVILAEEFAEIFDGFSIGSNDLTQLVLGVDRDSEIVAHVFDERNPAVKTFIAHVIKAAKAKGRKIGICGQAPSDYPEFAQFLVEQSIDSISLNPDAILKTTVKILEMEQTLDKNSVST comes from the coding sequence ATGAAAACTCATGCCTCAACATCTGAATCCTACATCCTCTGGTTTGAAGAAATTGGCTTGCAGGATATCAGTCGAGTGGGAGGCAAAAATGCCTCTCTTGGCGAAATGTACCGGGAGCTCACTCCCCAGGGGGTCAAGATTCCCAACGGTTTCGCCATCACGGCTGAGGCCTATCGCTATGTGCTGCGTGAGGCCGGACTCGACACCAAAATCCAACAGATCCTGGGCGACCTGGATACCGGGGATATGTCCAACCTCCGTCAAAGAGGGCGACAAATCCGACAAGCGATTATTGGTGCCACCCTTCCTCCGGAACTGGAACAGGCCATAGAGGAAGCCTATGACCGACTGAGTGCCCAGTCGAAGGATGGAGCCGACGTGGCCGTACGAAGCAGTGCGACAGCGGAGGATTTACCGGATGCCAGTTTTGCCGGACAACAGGAAACCTATCTCAATGTGCAGGGCCATCAGGCGCTCCTTGAAACGTGCAAGCGATGCTTTGCGTCGTTGTTCACCGACCGGGCCATTTCCTATCGAGTCGATAAAGATTTCGACCATCTCCAAATCGCGCTGTCTATCGGAGTGCAACAAATGGTGCGTTCCGATCTGGCCTCAGCGGGTGTGCTCTTCACAATTGATACGGAAACGGGATTCCCTGATGTCGTTCTGATCAACGCCTCCTACGGGCTGGGGGAAAATGTCGTGCAAGGCGCCGTTAATCCTGATGAGTATTATGTCTTTAAGCCCACCCTCAAGCAGGGGTTTCAGCCGATTCTTCATAAAATTGCGGGAAGCAAGGAATTCAAACTGATTTATGATATTGGGGGGAGCAAGATGGTCAAAAACGTGCCGGTCTCCCCTGATGACCGAAACCGTTTTTCTATGAACGATGAGGAAATTCTGACGTTGGCCCGATGGGGCTGCCTCATTGAAGACCATTACAGCGCAAAGAAAGGCCGAGCCTGCCCCATGGACATCGAATGGGCCAAGGACGGACAGACGGGTGAGCTGTTTATTGTTCAAGCCCGGCCCGAAACGGTTCAGTCCAGAAAAGATCCCGATGTGATGGAAACCTATCACCTGACCAAGCGGGGGGAGGTTCTCATTCAAGGCCGGAGCATAGGAGAGAAAATCGGTCAGGGCCCGGTTCGGGTCATCACCCATGCCCAGAACCTTCAGGACTTTCGAAAAGGAGACGTGCTGGTTACGGACAAAACCGATCCGGACTGGGAACCGATCATGAAAAAAGCGTCGGCCATCGTGACCAATCGAGGAGGACGAACCTGCCATGCGGCCATCGTCAGTCGGGAGCTTGGTCTTCCGGCTATCGTCGGGGCAGAGCGGGCGACCGACGCTCTCAAGAACGGGCAATCGGTGACGGTCTCCTGTGCGGAAGGTGACACCGGTTTCGTCTATGAAGGCCGGCTCCCGTTTGATATCGAACGGGTTACTCTGAAAAATTTGGGACACCCCCGCACCAAAGTCATGATGAATATTGGAAATCCTGAGGAAGCCTTCTCCCTTTCCGGTATCCCCAATGACGGAGTCGGGCTAGCCCGCGAAGAATTTATTATCAGCACCTTCATTAAAATCCATCCCTTGGCATTATTGGAGTATGGCCAAATTAAGGATGCCGGCGTGAAAGCTGAGATTGATCGTCTCACCACTGCCTATCCTGACAAAAGGCAATACTTCATCGACAAACTTGCCCAAGGTGTAGGCATGATCGGGGCAGCCTTCTACCCCAAAGATGTCATTGTCCGCATGAGCGACTTCAAGTCGAACGAATACGCGGATTTAATTGGCGGCAGGGCTTATGAACCGACAGAAGAGAATCCCATGCTCGGATTTCGTGGCGCGTCCCGCTACTACGATCCCCGCTACAGGGACGGCTTTGCTCTGGAATGTCGGGCCATGAAAAAAGTCAGGGGGGAGATGGGGCTCACGAACGTGAAACTCATGATTCCATTTTGCCGGACCGTTGAGGAAGGCAAAAGGGTTCTCGAGGAGATGGCCAAGCACGGACTGAAACGTGGCGACAAGGGACTGGAAGTCTATGTAATGTGCGAAATTCCGAGTAACGTTATTCTGGCGGAAGAATTTGCCGAGATCTTCGATGGGTTTTCCATCGGCTCAAATGATTTGACACAGTTGGTGCTGGGCGTAGACCGGGATTCAGAAATCGTGGCCCATGTCTTTGATGAGCGCAACCCCGCCGTCAAAACGTTCATCGCCCACGTCATAAAAGCCGCAAAGGCTAAAGGGCGAAAGATCGGCATCTGCGGCCAGGCTCCCAGTGACTATCCCGAGTTTGCACAGTTCCTCGTGGAGCAAAGCATCGACAGCATCTCCCTGAACCCCGATGCTATCCTCAAAACAACGGTCAAAATTCTGGAAATGGAACAGACTTTAGATAAAAATTCTGTAAGCACGTGA
- a CDS encoding archease has product MDGAEPSGKWEHFPHEADMGIRGFGITKPQAFEQAALALTAVVTDPQQVNPQVERHFTCNAPDDDLLLVDWLNALIYEMACGHMVFGRFDVTITDHHLKAIARGEPVDRIKHEPAVEVKGATYTELSVRKIEGNGWVAQCVVDV; this is encoded by the coding sequence ATGGACGGCGCTGAGCCTTCAGGAAAGTGGGAGCATTTTCCCCATGAGGCGGATATGGGGATTCGTGGCTTTGGAATCACCAAGCCCCAGGCCTTCGAGCAGGCAGCATTAGCGCTGACGGCTGTCGTTACAGATCCCCAACAGGTAAATCCTCAGGTGGAGCGCCACTTCACCTGCAACGCGCCGGATGATGACCTATTACTTGTTGATTGGCTGAATGCCCTCATCTATGAAATGGCATGCGGTCACATGGTATTCGGCCGGTTTGACGTCACGATCACGGATCATCACCTCAAAGCCATTGCGCGAGGGGAACCGGTCGATCGTATCAAACATGAACCAGCCGTAGAAGTAAAAGGGGCGACCTATACCGAGTTATCTGTCCGGAAGATTGAGGGAAATGGCTGGGTTGCCCAATGTGTCGTCGATGTCTAA
- a CDS encoding dodecin family protein, which produces MSDMLKVIEVLAESEKSWEDAASYAVTKAAKSVHGIKSIYIKDMEAKVENNKITKYRINANISFLLD; this is translated from the coding sequence ATGTCGGACATGTTAAAAGTGATCGAAGTGTTAGCAGAATCAGAAAAGAGTTGGGAGGATGCGGCTTCATACGCCGTGACCAAAGCCGCCAAAAGCGTGCATGGTATTAAATCGATTTATATCAAGGATATGGAAGCCAAAGTGGAAAATAACAAGATCACCAAGTATCGCATTAACGCCAACATATCCTTCCTTCTGGATTAG
- a CDS encoding c-type cytochrome gives MHQPHKYLWFLSFIFLMAWPILAFSQEVPGNPQNGKILFEKHCANCHGEKGAGDGPDTQFLLVQPANFHSLESRSKTDWELMNVITYGAVFSPMHGWSGRLTEDERWDVLRYIRFLAPFNPIAKLRPSTERHG, from the coding sequence ATGCATCAACCACACAAATACCTTTGGTTTCTCAGTTTCATCTTCCTCATGGCCTGGCCCATTCTGGCGTTCAGTCAGGAAGTTCCAGGCAACCCTCAGAATGGGAAAATCCTGTTTGAAAAGCACTGCGCAAATTGTCACGGAGAAAAAGGGGCCGGCGATGGGCCGGACACCCAATTCCTGTTGGTACAGCCCGCGAATTTTCACTCGTTGGAATCACGATCAAAAACCGATTGGGAATTAATGAATGTGATTACCTATGGAGCCGTCTTTTCTCCCATGCATGGATGGTCAGGGCGCCTGACGGAAGATGAGCGCTGGGATGTCTTGCGATATATCAGATTCCTTGCTCCTTTTAATCCCATCGCCAAACTTCGTCCTTCAACAGAGAGGCACGGATAA
- a CDS encoding c-type cytochrome, with protein MKYLFSLLLRNGSLALLILGIGMNSGWAQEQDVIAGGRQLFQKFCVTCHGTQAKGDGPLSESLKPKPANLTRLSANHGGTFPFWHAYRTIDGRDHIPSHGTRDMPVFGIWFRIPDDEVSIETEWADQVRGRIWQLLSYLESIQEP; from the coding sequence ATGAAATATTTGTTTAGCCTTCTCCTGCGGAATGGGAGCCTCGCCTTGCTGATCCTAGGAATAGGAATGAATTCGGGATGGGCTCAGGAACAGGATGTTATAGCCGGAGGGAGGCAGCTCTTTCAAAAATTCTGCGTAACCTGTCATGGAACCCAGGCCAAGGGGGACGGCCCTCTTTCTGAATCTTTGAAGCCCAAGCCAGCAAATCTGACCAGGTTATCAGCCAACCATGGTGGGACATTCCCCTTTTGGCACGCGTACCGTACGATCGATGGGCGCGATCACATTCCAAGTCATGGCACCCGCGATATGCCGGTGTTTGGAATATGGTTTCGGATACCGGATGATGAAGTCTCGATTGAAACGGAGTGGGCGGACCAAGTGCGAGGGCGAATCTGGCAACTGCTGTCGTACCTGGAATCTATACAGGAGCCATGA